Part of the Faecalibacterium duncaniae genome, GATCCGGCACCATCTGGTGCATATCGTAGGAGTAATACTTGCAGATATCGCCGTGACCGTTATCAGTCAGAGCCAGCTCGTTGTTCTCGGCACCATCCAGAATACCGGCCTGCAGTGCGGTATACACATCGCCGAAGCCCATGGGGGTCGCCGTGCCGCCCAGCAGACGCATCATTTCCACGTTGGTGGGCGACTGCTGCACGCGGATCTTCAGACCCTTCAGGTCGGAGGGCTGGTTGATGGGGGTCTTGATGGTGTAGAAGTTGCGGGTGCCGGCATCCAGCCATGCCACCGTTTCCAGACCGGCCTTGGAAGTGGTCTTGAAAATGGGGTCCGTCACCTCGGGGTCGTCCATCGCCTCGTGGTAGGCTTCTACGCTGGAGAACAGGTAAGGCAGGTTGAAGATTTGGTATTTGGCACTGAAGGTCTCCATGATGGCAGTGGATGCCACCACAAAGTCGATGGCACCGGTCTGGGTCAGCTGCACCATTTCGGTCTGGGAGCCCAGCAACTCGCTGGGGTACACCTCCACACGGTACTTGTCGCCCAGCTTCTCGTTGATGTAGTTGGCAAAGGCTTCCAGTCCCAGATGATCCGGGTGGGTCTGGGACTGCACATGGCCGATGCGCACGATCTTGCGGTCGTCACCGGAGCCGGCACCGCAGCCGGTAAGCATCATGCTGCTGGTCAGTGCCGCTGCGCCCATCAGCGACAGAAACGTTCTTCTCTTCATGAATGGCATCCTCTCTTTTCGCGTTTTTTCTATGATTTTATTTTAACAACTCGTTCATTTTTGTGAAACCGGATTATTTTGTGAAACGCAGCACGATTTTGTCTTTGTTGTATCCAAGTACAATTTTTGTGTTTTTCGGACGAAAGAAACTGGCAAAAATAAAAAAGCACTCGTTCCTCTCCTGCTGACAGGCAGGAAAGAACGAGAGCTTCTTTTGGATTCGATTTATCCTTGTGCCGCTTTTTCCGCTGCGGCTACGCGGTATTCCGAAGGGGTCTGGCCGGTCAGGCGCTTGAACACCCTTG contains:
- a CDS encoding TRAP transporter substrate-binding protein, which produces MPFMKRRTFLSLMGAAALTSSMMLTGCGAGSGDDRKIVRIGHVQSQTHPDHLGLEAFANYINEKLGDKYRVEVYPSELLGSQTEMVQLTQTGAIDFVVASTAIMETFSAKYQIFNLPYLFSSVEAYHEAMDDPEVTDPIFKTTSKAGLETVAWLDAGTRNFYTIKTPINQPSDLKGLKIRVQQSPTNVEMMRLLGGTATPMGFGDVYTALQAGILDGAENNELALTDNGHGDICKYYSYDMHQMVPDLLVANYAFLNELSDEERAIFEEGFQIVKRTEQDAWEDAVAEAKDKAENEQHVNFIYPDTAPFQEAMAPLHDSVLAANPELQPIYDLIQQHNAAHTAD